ACGACAGCCACCAGGTGGCCGAGGCGGTCGTACGGATGGCCTTCGACGGGCTGCGTACCGGACCGGCGTAACCGGCTGCGGGATTCGGCGGCGGTGCGGAACGGCTCCGTCCGGTTCCGGGCCCCGTCCCGTCCGTCCCGTCCGTCCCGTCCGTCCCGTCCGTCCCGTCCGCTCCGTCCCGCCTGTCCCGGTGCCGTCAGGGCGCGGGCGGGGCGTTCTGGTCGAGGTCGGTCTCCTCGAAGACCAGCAGCGTGCGGGTGGACAGCACCTCGGGGATCGACTGGAGCCGGGTCAGCACCAGTTCGCGCAGCGTGCGGTTGTCCGGGGCGTGGACCAGCAGCAGCACATCGAAATCGCCGCTGACCAGGGCGATGTGGGTGGCTCCCGGCAGCTCCTGGAGCTGCTCGCGGACGGTCCGCCACGAGTTCTGCACGATCTTCAGGGTGATGTACGCGGAGGCGCCCTGACCTGCCCGTTCATGGTTGATCCGAGCACCGAAACCCCGGATGACGCGGTCCTCGACGAGCCGGTTGATCCGGGCGTACGCGTTGGCGCGCGACACATGGACCCGCTCGGCCACGGAGCGCACCGAGGCGCGGCCGTCCGCCTGGAGGATGCGCAGGATGTCGCGGTCGATCGCGTCCAGCGGCCGGGGTGGCGGCTCCTGCCCGCCCGTTCCCCACTCCCCGGCCATTTGTTCAGCCGCCATGGGCCCCACCTCTCCGTTCCTGGACACCCTGTGTCCATCACAGGCTGTGCAGAACCGTTTGTCCACAGGCTGAGGCCGCCAGTAGCCAAATTGGCGCGGCAACCGAACAATCGGTAGGTGAGGCGGACCACACCCCCGCGCCGCCCACGCCCGCCCCGAAGGAGGTGCACGCGTTGAAGAAGAGCAGCACGACGGTCCAGGAACCCCCGGGTGCCGTCGTCCACCGGACCACCCCGCCCCCGGTGTGGCAGCCCCGCACGGACCCCGCCCCGTTGCTTCCCGACCGCGAGCCGTACCGCGTACTGGGTACGGAAGCGGCCGGGGACGTCGACCCCGAGCTGCTGCGCCGGCTGTACGCGGAACTGGTCCGCGGCCGTCGCTTCAACGCGCAGGCCACCGCCCTCACCAAGCAGGGCCGGCTGGCCGTCTACC
Above is a window of Streptomyces sp. NBC_01498 DNA encoding:
- a CDS encoding Lrp/AsnC family transcriptional regulator: MAAEQMAGEWGTGGQEPPPRPLDAIDRDILRILQADGRASVRSVAERVHVSRANAYARINRLVEDRVIRGFGARINHERAGQGASAYITLKIVQNSWRTVREQLQELPGATHIALVSGDFDVLLLVHAPDNRTLRELVLTRLQSIPEVLSTRTLLVFEETDLDQNAPPAP